In Juglans microcarpa x Juglans regia isolate MS1-56 chromosome 4S, Jm3101_v1.0, whole genome shotgun sequence, a single window of DNA contains:
- the LOC121262135 gene encoding uncharacterized protein LOC121262135 codes for MSPRRRERNVSDLNATNKGKEANTSSFEVLRAAAHQLIDDLAQNPAGRQHNNSEGGCTFEQFNRTHPPTFDRRSDFSAAEDWIQDIEEIFSVLECTDQQKVRFAAFKLIGEAKRWWNSEKAIREADGTGVVSWPHFKQNFFDRFFPKADWEARAQEYTNLVQGTMTVCQYAAKFAKLSRFASYLIPDEEKKARKFEEGLNYKIYERVMLLQIQSFSKLVHKAMLVEQNIKRGMELQEQRKRASPPRSSSMDQGPWKKRNEGNGSRHVQGNQSINPCKFCSNIHFGECKKEIGACFRCGKNRHFIKDCPLLLLDNKKPNPPPGSQQTNQGNNQRRMGTALVFALTSEDAENDTNAITGTPLFFSLKALCLNRVGFNLAYMERF; via the coding sequence atgTCGCCTCGTCGTCGGGAACGAAATGTATCGGATCTGAATGCAACCAATAAGGGGAAGGAAGCAAATACGAGTTCTTTCGAAGTACTCCGAGCAGCGGCACATCAATTAATAGATGACCTCGCGCAGAACCCTGCGGGTCGTCAACATAACAATAGTGAAGGAGGATGCACTTTTGAGCAATTTAATCGTACCCATCCCCCCACTTTTGATAGGAGAAGCGATTTCAGTGCAGCTGAGGATTGGATTCAGGACATCGAAGAGATATTCAGTGTTTTGGAGTGCACTGATCAACAGAAAGTTCGATTTGCAGCTTTTAAATTGATTGGAGAAGCGAAGAGATGGTGGAACTCTGAGAAGGCCATTAGAGAAGCTGATGGAACTGGAGTAGTAAGCTGGCCTCACTTTAAGCAAAACTTCTTCGACCGCTTCTTTCCAAAAGCAGACTGGGAAGCTAGAGCCCAGGAGTATACTAACTTAGTACAAGGGACCATGACGGTTTGCCAATATGCTGCAAAATTTGCGAAATTATCACGCTTCGCCTCATATCTGATTCCAGATGAAGAGAAGAAGGCCAGGAAGTTTGAAGAAGGTCTGAATTATAAGATATATGAACGGGTAATGCTTCTTCAGATTCAAAGTTTTTCAAAGTTAGTGCATAAGGCAATGTTAGTTgagcaaaatattaaaagaggTATGGAATTACAAGAACAGAGAAAGAGGGCTAGTCCACCAAGATCCTCGAGTATGGACCAAGgaccatggaagaagagaaacgaGGGGAATGGTTCAAGACACGTACAAGGAAATCAATCTATTAACCCCTGCAAATTTTGTAGTAACATACACTTTGGAGAGTGCAAAAAGGAAATAGGAGCATGTTTTCGATGCGGAAAGAATAGACATTTTATCAAAGATTGCCCTTTACTTCTATTGGACAACAAGAAACCTAACCCACCTCCAGGTTCCCAACAGACGAATCAGGGAAATAATCAACGAAGGATGGGAACGGCCCTAGTGTTCGCATTAACATCTGAAGATGCGGAGAACGACACCAATGCGATCACAGGTaccccacttttcttttccttgaaaGCTTTATGTCTTAACCGAGTTGGGTTTAATCTTGCTTACATGGAACGTTTCTAG